The following proteins are encoded in a genomic region of Bradyrhizobium sp. SK17:
- a CDS encoding amidohydrolase family protein, which translates to MRTITLEEHFATPGFLDGPGRELRDQARQVGGRAEQLMRDLCDLDAGRIAQMDAAGIDMQVISLTAPGVEQLEPVDAVALARDTNDVLAEAIARHPTRLSGFAALAIAQPDLAAKELDRRVGGQHFAGAVINGHQRGRYLDDKFFWPVLEAAEALSAPIYLHPTKPPRAVIKASFGGFSPLVTEMLAGPGFGWHIETAVHVLRMVLGGVFDRFPKLQIVIGHMGEGLPFFMQRVDVMPVELTKLRRPVSAYLRDNLHYTFAGFNFPATFLDLLLEIGVGRIMFSADYPYASMVKARAFLEQIPVTVADRALIAHGNAEKLFRL; encoded by the coding sequence ATGCGCACCATCACGCTCGAAGAGCATTTCGCCACGCCGGGCTTTCTCGATGGCCCGGGCCGCGAACTCAGGGACCAGGCGCGTCAGGTCGGCGGCCGCGCCGAGCAATTGATGCGCGACCTGTGCGACCTCGACGCAGGCCGGATCGCCCAGATGGATGCCGCGGGCATCGACATGCAGGTGATCTCGCTGACCGCGCCGGGCGTCGAGCAACTGGAGCCTGTCGACGCGGTGGCGCTGGCGCGCGACACCAATGACGTGCTGGCCGAGGCGATCGCGCGGCATCCGACGCGGCTCTCCGGTTTCGCGGCGCTGGCGATCGCGCAACCGGACCTCGCGGCCAAGGAACTCGATCGCCGCGTCGGCGGTCAGCATTTCGCCGGTGCGGTCATCAACGGTCATCAGCGCGGCCGCTACCTCGACGACAAGTTCTTCTGGCCGGTGCTGGAGGCCGCCGAAGCGCTGAGCGCGCCGATCTATCTGCATCCGACCAAGCCGCCCAGGGCGGTGATCAAGGCGTCGTTCGGCGGCTTTTCGCCTCTTGTCACCGAGATGCTGGCCGGCCCGGGGTTCGGCTGGCACATCGAAACCGCGGTCCACGTGCTGCGCATGGTGCTGGGCGGCGTGTTCGATCGTTTCCCGAAATTGCAGATCGTGATCGGCCATATGGGCGAGGGCCTGCCGTTCTTCATGCAGCGGGTCGACGTCATGCCGGTCGAATTGACCAAGCTGAGGCGTCCGGTCAGCGCCTACCTGCGCGACAATCTGCACTACACGTTCGCGGGCTTCAATTTCCCGGCGACGTTCCTCGACCTGCTGCTCGAGATCGGGGTCGGCCGCATCATGTTCTCGGCCGATTATCCCTATGCCTCGATGGTCAAGGCACGCGCGTTCCTGGAGCAGATTCCGGTGACCGTAGCCGACCGTGCGCTGATCGCGCACGGCAATGCGGAGAAGCTGTTCAGGCTTTGA
- a CDS encoding GNAT family N-acetyltransferase: MTPVTFRQAIPADLPAIIALLADDILGQQREDPGSPPNPRYVDAFEAILADPNQLQAVAVLGNEVIGALQLTFIPGLARIGAWRGQIEAVRIAEAHRSSGVGQQMFEWAIAQCKARGCDLVQLTTDKERPDAHRFYERLGFVGSHIGYKLTL; the protein is encoded by the coding sequence ATGACACCCGTCACCTTCCGTCAGGCCATCCCGGCCGATCTTCCAGCGATCATCGCGCTCCTCGCCGACGATATCCTGGGTCAACAGCGGGAGGACCCGGGCTCTCCACCGAACCCCCGATATGTAGATGCATTCGAGGCCATCCTCGCCGATCCGAACCAGTTGCAGGCCGTTGCGGTCCTGGGCAATGAAGTGATCGGCGCGCTGCAACTGACCTTCATCCCCGGACTGGCACGCATCGGCGCCTGGCGCGGACAGATCGAGGCGGTCCGCATTGCCGAGGCGCACCGGAGCTCGGGCGTCGGGCAGCAGATGTTCGAATGGGCGATCGCGCAATGCAAAGCGAGAGGTTGCGATCTCGTGCAGCTCACGACGGACAAAGAGCGTCCCGACGCGCACCGCTTCTATGAACGGTTGGGCTTTGTCGGCAGCCATATCGGCTACAAGCTGACGCTCTGA